The following proteins are encoded in a genomic region of Henckelia pumila isolate YLH828 unplaced genomic scaffold, ASM3356847v2 CTG_298:::fragment_3, whole genome shotgun sequence:
- the LOC140870935 gene encoding uncharacterized protein isoform X2, which yields MAGGGNKRNEGSFTASNTNVFAALDSLRKKKKSDKERSSSKGVAKAASGKSKDSEDKPQVYWAPTPLTVKSWADVDDEDDDDYYATTAPPQAIWAGSGPNNAEEMQQLDPVEETESEDELLVEGDDDVEEEPENEAEVLAQPEPIAKRPVELSPAPKEAERQLSKKEMKKKELAELDALLADFGINQKERAEDELADASKEKDGQFNEGAEKKDNGPAESKSAKKKKKKDKAAKEPKEPQDQPQPDGSDCPNGQEKDAAAEEVEEDASAVDLKERLKKVASSKKKKSNKDVDAAARAASAEAAARSARLAAAKKKEKSHYNQQPIR from the exons ATGGCAGGAGGTGGAAACAAGAGAAACGAGGGATCATTTACAGCGAGCAACACCAATGTTTTTGCCGCACTTGATAGtttgaggaagaagaagaaatctgACAAAGAGAGAAGCTCTTCGAAGGGTGTCGCAAAAGCTGCTTCTGGGAAATCGAAGGATTCTGAGGACAAGCCGCAGGTGTACTGGGCTCCGACACCCTTGACTGTGAAGTCATGGGCCGATGTGGATGAcgaggatgatgatgattacTATGCCACCACTGCTCCTCCCCAGGCGATATGGGCTGGTTCTGGTCCAAATAATGCTGAAGAAATGCAGCAACTTGATCCTGTGGAG GAAACCGAAAGTGAAGATGAACTTCTTGTTGAAGGCGATGATGACGTGGAAGAGGAGCCCGAAAATGAAGCAGAGGTGCTAGCACAACCCGAGCCTATTGCCAAAAGGCCTGTTGAACTTTCTCCAGCACCTAAAGAGGCAGAAAGGCAGCTTTCCAAGAAGGAGATGAAGAAAAAGGAGCTTGCCGAACTGGATGCTCTATTGGCTGATTTTGGAATTAACCAGAAAGAGAGAGCTGAAGATGAGCTAGCTG ATGCCTCCAAGGAAAAGGACGGACAGTTCAATGAAGGTGCAGAGAAGAAGGACAATGGCCCTGCTGAATCAAAAAGcgcaaagaagaagaaaaagaaggaCAAGGCAGCAAAAGAGCCAAAGGAACCTCAGGATCAGCCCCAGCCCGATGGCTCGGATTGTCCTAATGGACAAGAAAAAGACGCTGCAGCTGAAGAAGTGGAGGAAGATGCATCTGCTGTTGATTTGAAAGAGCGGCTCAAAAAGGTGGCATCTTCCAAGAAAAAGAAATCCAATAAAGATGTTGATGCTGCTGCGAGAGCTGCTTCTGCTGAGGCTGCAGCAAGGAGTGCAAGGCTCGCAGCTGCGAAGAAGAAAGAGAAAAGCCATTACAACCAGCAGCCAATTCG ATGA
- the LOC140870935 gene encoding uncharacterized protein isoform X1, which yields MAGGGNKRNEGSFTASNTNVFAALDSLRKKKKSDKERSSSKGVAKAASGKSKDSEDKPQVYWAPTPLTVKSWADVDDEDDDDYYATTAPPQAIWAGSGPNNAEEMQQLDPVEETESEDELLVEGDDDVEEEPENEAEVLAQPEPIAKRPVELSPAPKEAERQLSKKEMKKKELAELDALLADFGINQKERAEDELADASKEKDGQFNEGAEKKDNGPAESKSAKKKKKKDKAAKEPKEPQDQPQPDGSDCPNGQEKDAAAEEVEEDASAVDLKERLKKVASSKKKKSNKDVDAAARAASAEAAARSARLAAAKKKEKSHYNQQPIR from the exons ATGGCAGGAGGTGGAAACAAGAGAAACGAGGGATCATTTACAGCGAGCAACACCAATGTTTTTGCCGCACTTGATAGtttgaggaagaagaagaaatctgACAAAGAGAGAAGCTCTTCGAAGGGTGTCGCAAAAGCTGCTTCTGGGAAATCGAAGGATTCTGAGGACAAGCCGCAGGTGTACTGGGCTCCGACACCCTTGACTGTGAAGTCATGGGCCGATGTGGATGAcgaggatgatgatgattacTATGCCACCACTGCTCCTCCCCAGGCGATATGGGCTGGTTCTGGTCCAAATAATGCTGAAGAAATGCAGCAACTTGATCCTGTGGAG GAAACCGAAAGTGAAGATGAACTTCTTGTTGAAGGCGATGATGACGTGGAAGAGGAGCCCGAAAATGAAGCAGAGGTGCTAGCACAACCCGAGCCTATTGCCAAAAGGCCTGTTGAACTTTCTCCAGCACCTAAAGAGGCAGAAAGGCAGCTTTCCAAGAAGGAGATGAAGAAAAAGGAGCTTGCCGAACTGGATGCTCTATTGGCTGATTTTGGAATTAACCAGAAAGAGAGAGCTGAAGATGAGCTAGCTG ATGCCTCCAAGGAAAAGGACGGACAGTTCAATGAAGGTGCAGAGAAGAAGGACAATGGCCCTGCTGAATCAAAAAGcgcaaagaagaagaaaaagaaggaCAAGGCAGCAAAAGAGCCAAAGGAACCTCAGGATCAGCCCCAGCCCGATGGCTCGGATTGTCCTAATGGACAAGAAAAAGACGCTGCAGCTGAAGAAGTGGAGGAAGATGCATCTGCTGTTGATTTGAAAGAGCGGCTCAAAAAGGTGGCATCTTCCAAGAAAAAGAAATCCAATAAAGATGTTGATGCTGCTGCGAGAGCTGCTTCTGCTGAGGCTGCAGCAAGGAGTGCAAGGCTCGCAGCTGCGAAGAAGAAAGAGAAAAGCCATTACAACCAGCAGCCAATTCGGTAA
- the LOC140870903 gene encoding uncharacterized protein isoform X1 — protein sequence MGVDYYNILKVEKGATEEDVKKSYRRLAMKWHPDKNPNNKKEAEAKFKQISEAYEVCNFIILQVLSDPQKRQIYDQLGEEGLKDMPPPGSTENRNGFNPRDAEDIFAEFFGSSPFGFGSAGASRSMRFSCDGGTFGGYSGNDNIFRNYSDGNVVNMQKIKPPPVESTLPCSLEDLYTGSTRKMKISRQVVQANGRLVQETEILTIDIKPGWKKGTKITFPDKGNEQPNQLPADLVFVIDEKPHEVFRRDGNDLVMNYSVTLAEAIGGLTVEAKTLDNRALLIPVNEIISPGYEVLVSGEGMPIAKEPGNRGDLKIRFEVKFPTRLTTEQRAALKRALGG from the exons atgggtGTGGATTATTACAATATACTGAAAGTGGAGAAGGGTGCAACAGAGGAGGATGTGAAGAAATCTTACAGAAGATTGGCCATGAAATGGCATCCAGACAAGAATCCCAACAACAAGAAGGAAGCCGAGGCCAAATTTAAGCAAATTTCAGAGGCCTATGAAGTATGTAATTTCattattttac AGGTTTTGAGTGACCCTCAGAAGAGGCAAATCTATGATCAGCTAGGTGAAGAAGGTCTAAAAGACATGCCGCCACCCGGTTCAACCGAAAACCGAAACGGTTTCAATCCTCGAGATGCAGAAGATATCTTTGCTGAATTTTTTGGTAGTAGCCCATTTGGATTTGGATCGGCGGGAGCCAGTAGGTCGATGCGGTTTTCGTGCGATGGAGGGACGTTCGGAGGATACAGTGGAAATGATAACATCTTTAGAAACTATAGCGATGGAAATGTAGTGAACATGCAAAAGATCAAACCACCACCTGTGGAGAGTACATTGCCTTGCAGCCTTGAGGATCTGTACACTGGATCAACAAGAAAAATGAAGATATCCAGACAAGTGGTGCAAGCAAACGG GAGGTTGGTGCAAGAAACTGAGATACTAACGATCGATATAAAACCTGGATGGAAAAAGGGAACGAAGATAACTTTTCCGGACAAAGGAAACGAGCAACCGAACCAGCTCCCTGCAGATCTTGTGTTTGTCATAGATGAAAAACCACACGAAGTATTCAGGAGAGATGGCAATGACTTGGTCATGAATTATAGCGTAACGTTGGCAGAAGCGATCGGGGGTTTAACTGTGGAGGCCAAAACATTAGATAATCGAGCTTTGTTGATCCCAGTGAATGAAATTATCAGCCCTGGTTATGAAGTGCTGGTTTCAGGAGAGGGTATGCCTATCGCGAAGGAGCCTGGGAACCGGGGTGATTTGAAAATTCGGTTTGAAGTTAAGTTCCCCACAAGATTGACTACTGAGCAACGAGCTGCACTCAAACGGGCTCTGGGAGGTTGA
- the LOC140870903 gene encoding uncharacterized protein isoform X3 has translation MGVDYYNILKVEKGATEEDVKKSYRRLAMKWHPDKNPNNKKEAEAKFKQISEAYEVLSDPQKRQIYDQLGEEGLKDMPPPGSTENRNGFNPRDAEDIFAEFFGSSPFGFGSAGASRSMRRLVQETEILTIDIKPGWKKGTKITFPDKGNEQPNQLPADLVFVIDEKPHEVFRRDGNDLVMNYSVTLAEAIGGLTVEAKTLDNRALLIPVNEIISPGYEVLVSGEGMPIAKEPGNRGDLKIRFEVKFPTRLTTEQRAALKRALGG, from the exons atgggtGTGGATTATTACAATATACTGAAAGTGGAGAAGGGTGCAACAGAGGAGGATGTGAAGAAATCTTACAGAAGATTGGCCATGAAATGGCATCCAGACAAGAATCCCAACAACAAGAAGGAAGCCGAGGCCAAATTTAAGCAAATTTCAGAGGCCTATGAA GTTTTGAGTGACCCTCAGAAGAGGCAAATCTATGATCAGCTAGGTGAAGAAGGTCTAAAAGACATGCCGCCACCCGGTTCAACCGAAAACCGAAACGGTTTCAATCCTCGAGATGCAGAAGATATCTTTGCTGAATTTTTTGGTAGTAGCCCATTTGGATTTGGATCGGCGGGAGCCAGTAGGTCGATGCG GAGGTTGGTGCAAGAAACTGAGATACTAACGATCGATATAAAACCTGGATGGAAAAAGGGAACGAAGATAACTTTTCCGGACAAAGGAAACGAGCAACCGAACCAGCTCCCTGCAGATCTTGTGTTTGTCATAGATGAAAAACCACACGAAGTATTCAGGAGAGATGGCAATGACTTGGTCATGAATTATAGCGTAACGTTGGCAGAAGCGATCGGGGGTTTAACTGTGGAGGCCAAAACATTAGATAATCGAGCTTTGTTGATCCCAGTGAATGAAATTATCAGCCCTGGTTATGAAGTGCTGGTTTCAGGAGAGGGTATGCCTATCGCGAAGGAGCCTGGGAACCGGGGTGATTTGAAAATTCGGTTTGAAGTTAAGTTCCCCACAAGATTGACTACTGAGCAACGAGCTGCACTCAAACGGGCTCTGGGAGGTTGA
- the LOC140870903 gene encoding uncharacterized protein isoform X4, producing MGVDYYNILKVEKGATEEDVKKSYRRLAMKWHPDKNPNNKKEAEAKFKQISEAYEVLSDPQKRQIYDQLGEEGLKDMPPPGSTENRNGFNPRDAEDIFAEFFGSSPFGFGSAGASRSMRRLVQETEILTIDIKPGWKKGTKITFPDKAEAIGGLTVEAKTLDNRALLIPVNEIISPGYEVLVSGEGMPIAKEPGNRGDLKIRFEVKFPTRLTTEQRAALKRALGG from the exons atgggtGTGGATTATTACAATATACTGAAAGTGGAGAAGGGTGCAACAGAGGAGGATGTGAAGAAATCTTACAGAAGATTGGCCATGAAATGGCATCCAGACAAGAATCCCAACAACAAGAAGGAAGCCGAGGCCAAATTTAAGCAAATTTCAGAGGCCTATGAA GTTTTGAGTGACCCTCAGAAGAGGCAAATCTATGATCAGCTAGGTGAAGAAGGTCTAAAAGACATGCCGCCACCCGGTTCAACCGAAAACCGAAACGGTTTCAATCCTCGAGATGCAGAAGATATCTTTGCTGAATTTTTTGGTAGTAGCCCATTTGGATTTGGATCGGCGGGAGCCAGTAGGTCGATGCG GAGGTTGGTGCAAGAAACTGAGATACTAACGATCGATATAAAACCTGGATGGAAAAAGGGAACGAAGATAACTTTTCCGGACAA GGCAGAAGCGATCGGGGGTTTAACTGTGGAGGCCAAAACATTAGATAATCGAGCTTTGTTGATCCCAGTGAATGAAATTATCAGCCCTGGTTATGAAGTGCTGGTTTCAGGAGAGGGTATGCCTATCGCGAAGGAGCCTGGGAACCGGGGTGATTTGAAAATTCGGTTTGAAGTTAAGTTCCCCACAAGATTGACTACTGAGCAACGAGCTGCACTCAAACGGGCTCTGGGAGGTTGA
- the LOC140870903 gene encoding uncharacterized protein isoform X2: protein MGVDYYNILKVEKGATEEDVKKSYRRLAMKWHPDKNPNNKKEAEAKFKQISEAYEVLSDPQKRQIYDQLGEEGLKDMPPPGSTENRNGFNPRDAEDIFAEFFGSSPFGFGSAGASRSMRFSCDGGTFGGYSGNDNIFRNYSDGNVVNMQKIKPPPVESTLPCSLEDLYTGSTRKMKISRQVVQANGRLVQETEILTIDIKPGWKKGTKITFPDKGNEQPNQLPADLVFVIDEKPHEVFRRDGNDLVMNYSVTLAEAIGGLTVEAKTLDNRALLIPVNEIISPGYEVLVSGEGMPIAKEPGNRGDLKIRFEVKFPTRLTTEQRAALKRALGG, encoded by the exons atgggtGTGGATTATTACAATATACTGAAAGTGGAGAAGGGTGCAACAGAGGAGGATGTGAAGAAATCTTACAGAAGATTGGCCATGAAATGGCATCCAGACAAGAATCCCAACAACAAGAAGGAAGCCGAGGCCAAATTTAAGCAAATTTCAGAGGCCTATGAA GTTTTGAGTGACCCTCAGAAGAGGCAAATCTATGATCAGCTAGGTGAAGAAGGTCTAAAAGACATGCCGCCACCCGGTTCAACCGAAAACCGAAACGGTTTCAATCCTCGAGATGCAGAAGATATCTTTGCTGAATTTTTTGGTAGTAGCCCATTTGGATTTGGATCGGCGGGAGCCAGTAGGTCGATGCGGTTTTCGTGCGATGGAGGGACGTTCGGAGGATACAGTGGAAATGATAACATCTTTAGAAACTATAGCGATGGAAATGTAGTGAACATGCAAAAGATCAAACCACCACCTGTGGAGAGTACATTGCCTTGCAGCCTTGAGGATCTGTACACTGGATCAACAAGAAAAATGAAGATATCCAGACAAGTGGTGCAAGCAAACGG GAGGTTGGTGCAAGAAACTGAGATACTAACGATCGATATAAAACCTGGATGGAAAAAGGGAACGAAGATAACTTTTCCGGACAAAGGAAACGAGCAACCGAACCAGCTCCCTGCAGATCTTGTGTTTGTCATAGATGAAAAACCACACGAAGTATTCAGGAGAGATGGCAATGACTTGGTCATGAATTATAGCGTAACGTTGGCAGAAGCGATCGGGGGTTTAACTGTGGAGGCCAAAACATTAGATAATCGAGCTTTGTTGATCCCAGTGAATGAAATTATCAGCCCTGGTTATGAAGTGCTGGTTTCAGGAGAGGGTATGCCTATCGCGAAGGAGCCTGGGAACCGGGGTGATTTGAAAATTCGGTTTGAAGTTAAGTTCCCCACAAGATTGACTACTGAGCAACGAGCTGCACTCAAACGGGCTCTGGGAGGTTGA
- the LOC140870902 gene encoding E3 ubiquitin-protein ligase At1g63170-like — protein MALPLLGLHRKSQTNKVPLLMERADNRYDNEHVIEIATSSDASSSGSSHERASSGLEQQHREDQPSISSRAPLYPSNGSNSRNSSLVRRGNSRGRQRSPLNSGIWISIELVLTVSQIIAAIIVLSLSNHEKPGAPLRTWIVGYASGCLAILPLLYWRFKYRNQVSEQVSSQQSQESSQGINSSGSLTGRVVGSEDRWTTATTTRGTQSNGMPNPRVKVFVEYFKMALDCFFAVWFVVGNVWIFGGHSSSSDAPNLYRLCIVFLTFSCIGYAMPFILCATICCCLPCIFSVLRFREDASPNRGATQESISSLPTYKFKARKNKSGNNKESSSGAGEGGIVAAGTEKERLISGEDAVCCICLAKYVHNDELRELPCSHFFHKDCVDKWLKINASCPLCKTDVGETILSSLTQATASLRDQTI, from the exons ATGGCTTTGCCCTTACTTGGACTTCATCGTAAAAGCCAAACAAACAAAGTCCCATTGTTAATGGAGCGAGCAGATAATCGTTATGATAATGAACATGTTATTGAAATTGCTACTAGTAGTGATGCTTCTTCATCGGGCTCCTCCCACGAGAGGGCATCAAGTGGTCTGGAGCAGCAACATAGGGAAGATCAGCCGTCTATTAGTTCAAGGGCTCCTCTATATCCATCTAATGGCTCAAACTCGAGGAATTCATCGCTAGTACGAAGAGGAAATAGTCGCGGGCGCCAACGGAGTCCATTAAATTCAGGGATATGGATATCCATTGAGCTAGTGCTGACGGTTAGCCAAATTATTGCTGCTATTATTGTTTTATCTCTGTCGAATCATGAGAAACCAGGAGCTCCTTTGAGGACATGGATTGTTGGTTATGCATCTGGCTGTTTGGCGATTCTTCCTCTTTTATATTGGCGATTTAAATATCGAAACCAGGTTTCTGAACAGGTTTCGTCTCAACAAAGTCAAGAGTCCTCTCAAGGCATCAATAGTTCAGGTTCTTTGACTGGAAGAGTTGTGGGGTCGGAAGATCGCTGGACAACTGCAACAACAACCAGAGGCACTCAAAGTAATGGAATGCCAAATCCAAG GGTTAAGGTTTTTGTTGAATATTTCAAGATGGCTTTGGATTGTTTTTTCGCCGTTTGGTTTGTGGTTGGtaatgtttggatttttggagGACACTCATCTTCAAGTGATGCTCCCAATTTGTACAG GTTGTGTATAGTGTTTCTCACCTTTAGTTGTATTGGATATGCGATGCCTTTTATCCTCTGTGCGACAATTTGCTGCTGCCTCCCTTGTATATTTTCAGTCCTGAGATTCAGAGAAGATGCATCTCCGAACAGAGGAGCTACTCAAGAGTCTATCAGTTCTTTGCCAACTTATAAATTCAAAGCAAGGAAAAATAAGAGTGGCAATAACAAGGAAAGTAGTTCGGGTGCAGGTGAAGGTGGCATAGTGGCCGCTGGAACAGAAAAAGAGCGGTTAATATCAGGAGAGGATGCG GTATGCTGTATTTGCTTGGCAAAATATGTGCACAATGATGAGCTCAGAGAATTGCCGTGTTCCCATTTCTTTCACAAGGATTGTGTCGATAAATGGCTGAAAATCAACGCATCGTGTCCTCTCTGCAAAACAGATGTTGGTGAGACCATTTTGAGTTCCCTGACTCAAGCTACCGCCAGCCTGCGGGACCAAActatataa
- the LOC140870904 gene encoding serine/threonine protein phosphatase 2A 57 kDa regulatory subunit B' kappa isoform-like gives MWKQILNKLPRKSQKPDHDSQRNPSSGPNVPSQVTARANAANPAIKRASAAVFPASVIAGIEPLQAFKDVPSSEKMNLFISKLSLCCVVFDFTDPTKNIQEKELKRATLLELLDFVSQSLPKFSEPAILASCKMCSINLFRVFPPNYQLSNKSVGENDNDDEPTFDPAWSHLQIVYDFLLKFVTSASLEVKVAKKYIDHSFILKIIDLFDSEDPRERDCLKAILHRIYGKFMVHRPFLRKCIGNVFYRFVFETEKHNGIAELLEIFGSVITGFAIPLKEEHKIFLWRALVPLHKPKSLGIYFQQLSYCVTQFIEKEPKLASIVIDGLLKYWPITNSQKEVMFLGELEEILEVINMAEFQKIMVPLFRRIRNCINSYHFQVAERALFLWNNDQIVNLIAHNRQIILPIVFPALETNAQNHWNHAVLNLTLNVRKMLAEMDDALVLACISNCREEQENMNLVMEKRKETWERLENSASLQPISGNTAVLVTY, from the exons ATGTGGAAGCAAATTCTTAACAAACTCCCTCGAAAATCCCAGAAGCCTGATCATGATTCGCAAAGAAACCCTAGTTCAGGCCCCAACGTACCAAGTCAGGTCACGGCCCGGGCCAATGCAGCCAACCCTGCTATTAAACGGGCTTCAGCTGCAGTCTTTCCAGCCAGTGTGATTGCAGGGATTGAGCCGTTGCAAGCATTCAAGGATGTTCCGAGTTCAGAAAAAATGAATCTTTTCATTAGTAAGTTAAGTCTTTGCTgtgtagtatttgatttcaccgATCCAACCAAAAATATCCAAGAAAAGGAGCTTAAGCGAGCAACACTGCTCGAGCTTCTTGATTTTGTATCACAGAGCCTCCCGAAATTCTCAGAGCCTGCGATTTTAGCATCGTGCAAAATGTGCTCCATAAATTTGTTCCGTGTTTTCCCCCCTAATTATCAGCTGAGTAACAAAAGTGTGGGTGAAAATGATAATGATGATGAGCCAACGTTCGATCCTGCATGGTCTCACTTGCAGATAGTGTATGATTTCTTGCTCAAGTTTGTGACTTCCGCATCTTTGGAGGTGAAAGttgcaaaaaaatatattgatcattccttcattttgaaaataattgaCCTGTTTGATTCGGAAGATCCCAGGGAACGGGACTGTCTTAAGGCGATTCTGCATAGGATTTATGGGAAGTTTATGGTCCACAGGCCATTTTTAAGAAAGTGCATAGGCAATGTGTTCTACAGATTTGTGTTTGAGACAGAGAAGCATAATGGAATTGCTGAGCTGTTGGAGATTTTTGGTAGTGTTATTACGGGATTTGCTATACCTTTGAAAGAGGAGCATAAGATTTTTCTTTGGAGAGCATTGGTTCCGCTACACAAGCCAAAGTCTTTGGGGATTTACTTTCAGCAGCTGTCGTATTGCGTGACTCAGTTTATCGAGAAGGAGCCTAAATTGGCCAGCATTGTGATTGATGGGCTATTGAAATATTGGCCAATTACGAATAGCCAGAAGGAAGTGATGTTTTTAGGTGAGTTGGAGGAGATTCTCGAAGTGATCAATATGGCTGAGTTCCAAAAGATCATGGTTCCGTTATTCCGGAGAATCAGAAACTGCATAAATAGTTACCATTTTCAG GTAGCTGAAAGGGCTCTGTTTCTGTGGAACAATGACCAAATTGTCAATCTAATTGCACACAACCGCCAAATTATACTGCCCATAGTATTCCCGGCTCTAGAAACCAACGCACAAAACCACTGGAACCATGCTGTCCTGAACTTGACTTTAAACGTGAGAAAAATGCTTGCAGAAATGGACGATGCTCTAGTCTTAGCTTGCATCTCCAATTGCCGAGAGGAGCAAGAGAATATGAACTTGGTCATGGAAAAGCGAAAGGAGACTTGGGAGCGATTGGAAAATAGTGCTAGTCTTCAGCCAATATCTGGAAACACTGCTGTTCTGGTAACTTATTAA